The genomic DNA TCAGTACGGCTTCGATATTGAGCGTTCCATGCAAGGCAAGCAGCGAGCTTGCTATAAGGGCGCTCTCACCGGGCAATGGTGCACCGAAAGATTCGAAATATACGATTACGAAAAGCGCGAGCGCGCCATAGGCTGCAATATATGGTTCCAGAAAGCTCATGGATTGGCAGGTCTTTCGGCCGACAGAACTAAAAAGGCTCCGGACGAGCCGGAGCCTGAAATCTGTAACTATCACATCAGCCGATGGAACGCTTGCCGGTAATTGCGTGGTATACCCACAACACGATTATTGAGCCGATGATCGCGATAACAAGGCTGATCGGATCGAATGCGCCAGTGACGCCACGTCCAAAAAGCTGAGACGAGATCACACCGCCGACAATGGCGCCGACAATGCC from Brucella anthropi ATCC 49188 includes the following:
- a CDS encoding GlsB/YeaQ/YmgE family stress response membrane protein; protein product: MSVISWIILGLIAGFIGSKIVNKSGQGLFLDIALGIVGAIVGGVISSQLFGRGVTGAFDPISLVIAIIGSIIVLWVYHAITGKRSIG